Below is a genomic region from Candidatus Baltobacteraceae bacterium.
GGGCTCGCCCGCGGTGCGCAGGCGCAGGCGCGCGTCCAAGAACTGCTGCGGCTCGTCGGATTGCGGCCTTACAGCGCCAATCGCTACCCTCACGAGTTTTCGGGCGGCCAGCGGCAGCGGGTGGGCATCGCCCGCGCGCTCGCGGTCGACCCGAAGTTCATCGTCTGCGACGAGCCGGTCTCCGCACTCGACGTCTCGATCCAGGCACAGGTGATCAACCTGCTCGAGGACCTGCAGGCGCAACTGGGACTGACCTACCTGTTCATCGCGCACGACCTTTCGGTCGTGCGCCACATCTCCACCCGCGTCGCGGTCATGTACGTCGGCAAGATCGTGGAGCTCAGCTCGCGTGACGAACTCTACGAGCGGCCGCTGCACCCCTACACGCAGGCGCTGCTCTCCGCGATTCCCATTCCCGATCCGTCCGCCGAGCGTCGCCGCAAGCGCATCGTGCTCACCGGTGATATTCCCTCACCGGTCGATCCGCCGTCCGGGTGCCGCTTTCACACGCGCTGTCCGGTCGCGTTCGACCGCTGCTCGGTCGAAGACCCGGCGTTCACAGAATACGGCAGCGGTCATTTTGCGGCGTGCCATTGGGTCGACGAGCACCGCGGCGCCGCACCCGACTTGACCCACGGCCCGGCGTTAATTTCGGGATAAGGCGCGCGCGCTATGCTCGTCGTGTGATCGTTGCGCAGATTTCCGATCTTCACATACGACGCCGGGGGCACGTGCTGCACCACATGCCCAACACCGCCGACTACCTTCGCCGCACGATTGCGCGGCTGCATGCACTCCACCCCCGCCCCGATCTGGTCCTGGCAACGGGCGACCTCACCGAACGAGGTTCGCCGCACGAGTACCGGCGATTGCGGTCGATGCTCGGGCGGCTCGAAATTCCGCACTTTTTGATTCCGGGAAATCACGATGATCGCGAAGCGCTACGGCGGGCCTTTCGCGATCATCGTTATTTACGGACGTTCGCCCACCACGCAAGCTTCGCGATCGACGCCTGGCCGCTGCGGATCATTGCGCTGGACTCGACCGATCCGGGGCGCGCCGGCGGATTCGTGGATGGCGAACGCCTCGGATGGCTCGATGCCGAACTGGCCGCCTATCCGCGCCGCCCGACGATCGTCGCGCTGCATCATCCGCCGTTTCGTACCGGCATACCGGCGATGGATGCGTACGGCTTTGTCGGGGTCGAGCGGTTGGCTTCGGTCGTGCGCGCTCATCCGCAGATCGCGCGCATCGTGTCCGGCCACGTCCATACGATTCTGATGCGCCCCTGGAACGGCGCGATCGCATGCACGGCGCCGAGCACCTCGCCGCAATTCGTGATCGGGCGTTCGCGCCTGGGCATCGGGGTGGAGTCAGCCGGGTTCTTGCTCCACGAATGGAGCTTCAATGCCGACGTGCACACCTACATCGTCCGTTTAGAGGGTGGAATCGAACAGCAGATCGCGTAGGCGGTGTTTAAAAAGCGAGGCGGACGTTGTACGTCCGCCTTCATTTAGAACTGCGCAGATTCTCGCGTTCGGTTAAGCCTTTTTCTTGCGCGAGGACTTTCTGCGTCCGGCCTTCTTGCGGCCCGCGGCCTTTTTGCGTCCGCCGGCCTTCTTGCGGCCCGCAGCCTTTTTGCGTCCGGCTTTTTTCCGTCCCGCCTTTTTGCGTCCGCCGGCCTTCTTACGGCCGCCCGCCTTTTTGCGTCCGGCCTTTTTGCGTCCGCCGGCCTTTTTGCGTCCGCCGGCAGCTTTCTTGCGCGTCGCTTTTTTACGTCCGCCGGCTGCCTTTTTGCGTCCGCCCGCGGCGGCTTTCCGGCGAGCCTTACGGCGCGGCTTTTTCTTGGCCTCACCCATCGTCTCGCCATTCATCATGGTATCGGAGTCCATTCATTCCTCCTCGTCCCCCGGGGGACGAACAGCGTTATTTGGACAGCGCACGAAATGCGCTTTAAGCGCACTATAAAGGATTTTTTCGAATCATGCAAATCGCGCGTACGCACGCGTACGCGCGCGCACGTGCGCGCGTGCGCGAGCGGGGTCGATTCTTCGACTCGCTCGGGGCGCAAGGTTTGCCCCGGTCTTGACCCCGGGAGTATACTTAGCCCCGTGAAAAAGCCCCTGATCATCGTGGAGTCGCCGACCAAGGCGCGTACGATCAAGAAGTTTCTGCCGCCGCGCTATGCGGTCAAGGCATCGGTGGGCCACGTACGCGATCTGCCCAAGAGCACGCTCGGCGTCGACGTCGAGCACGACTTCGCGCCGAAGTATCTCACGATCAAAGGCAAGGGCGACATCATCAAAGAGCTCAAGAGCGCGGTCAAAAGCGCGAGCGACGTCTATCTCGCGACCGACCCGGATCGCGAAGGCGAGGCGATCGCATGGCATTTGGCCGAGCTGCTCAAGCTCGAGGACCCAAAGCGAATCGAACTCCACGAAATCACCAAGGATGCGGCGCTGGCCGCGCTGCGGGACCCGCACCGGATCGACATGGATCGCGTGAACGCACAGCAAGCGCGCCGCATTCTCGACCGGCTGGTCGGCTATAAGATTTCGCCGCTGCTCTGGGCCAAAGTCCGCGGCGGCCTCTCGGCCGGGCGCGTGCAGTCGGTCGCCGTGCGGCTCATCGTCGATCGGGAGCGCGAGATCAACGCGTTCACGCCGCGTGAATATTGGACCGTTACCGCTCAGCTCGCGACGCAGCGCGATCCCTCCGCCGTCTTCCCCGCCGATTTGGTGGCGCATCGCGGCGAGAAGCTCGAAATCACCAACGAAGCGCAAGCCGCTGGGATCCTGCGGGCGCTCGAGGGCGCGGCGTTCTCGGTCGCCTCGATCAAGCGCCGTGAGGTGCGGCGCAACGCTCCCGCGCCGTTCACGACCTCAACCCTCCAACAGGAAGCATCACGTAAACTGCGGCTGCGGGTGCGGCGCACGATGCAGATCGCCCAATCGCTCTATGAAGGCGTCGACCTGGGCGGCTCGGAGGGGACGCAGGGTCTGATCACCTACATGCGTACCGACTCGACGCGCATCGCCGACTCGGCGCGCGAGCACGCGCGGGAATATATCTCGCAGACCTACGGCGCCGAATTCCACGGCGGTGCGGCGCACAAGGTGCGCGAAGGCGCGCAAGACGCGCACGAGGCGATTCGTCCGACCAGCGTCTTCCGTACGCCCGAGAGCGTGGCGCACGTGCTCAAACGCGATGAACTGCGCTTATACACGCTGATCTGGGAGCGCTTCACCGCCTCGCAAATGGCGCCCGCCGTCCTCGACCAAACGACCGTCGACATCAGCGCCGCGGAATATACGTTCCGCGCGACCGGCAGCATCGTGAAATTCGCCGGCTTCACCCGCGTATACGAAGAAGGCAAAGACGAAGATCCTTCGACCGGCTCAGGGCAGGCTGCGCAAAACGGCGAAGATGCCGCGAAGGCGAACGGTGCGCTCCGAGGCAAAGGCCGCGTGCGGTTGCCCGAACTGCACGAACGCGACGCGCTCGATCCGCGGGCGATCGAACCCAAGCAGCACTTCACCGAACCGCCGCCGCGATACACCGAAGCGACGCTCGTCAAAGCGTTGGAAGAGAACGGCATCGGGCGCCCATCGACCTA
It encodes:
- a CDS encoding phosphodiesterase, with product MIVAQISDLHIRRRGHVLHHMPNTADYLRRTIARLHALHPRPDLVLATGDLTERGSPHEYRRLRSMLGRLEIPHFLIPGNHDDREALRRAFRDHRYLRTFAHHASFAIDAWPLRIIALDSTDPGRAGGFVDGERLGWLDAELAAYPRRPTIVALHHPPFRTGIPAMDAYGFVGVERLASVVRAHPQIARIVSGHVHTILMRPWNGAIACTAPSTSPQFVIGRSRLGIGVESAGFLLHEWSFNADVHTYIVRLEGGIEQQIA
- the topA gene encoding type I DNA topoisomerase, with amino-acid sequence MKKPLIIVESPTKARTIKKFLPPRYAVKASVGHVRDLPKSTLGVDVEHDFAPKYLTIKGKGDIIKELKSAVKSASDVYLATDPDREGEAIAWHLAELLKLEDPKRIELHEITKDAALAALRDPHRIDMDRVNAQQARRILDRLVGYKISPLLWAKVRGGLSAGRVQSVAVRLIVDREREINAFTPREYWTVTAQLATQRDPSAVFPADLVAHRGEKLEITNEAQAAGILRALEGAAFSVASIKRREVRRNAPAPFTTSTLQQEASRKLRLRVRRTMQIAQSLYEGVDLGGSEGTQGLITYMRTDSTRIADSAREHAREYISQTYGAEFHGGAAHKVREGAQDAHEAIRPTSVFRTPESVAHVLKRDELRLYTLIWERFTASQMAPAVLDQTTVDISAAEYTFRATGSIVKFAGFTRVYEEGKDEDPSTGSGQAAQNGEDAAKANGALRGKGRVRLPELHERDALDPRAIEPKQHFTEPPPRYTEATLVKALEENGIGRPSTYSTIVDTIQARGYVTQEERRFKPTDIGIAVNDLLAEHFKDIVDLKFTAGMEGDLDKVAEGHADWAGILRQFYAPFAHQLEEAEKKLPRLEIKDEPTDEICPNCGRPMVIKTGRFGKFISCTGYPECKTTKPIVKDTGAKCPKDGGMIVERRSKKGRTFYGCANYPNCDFVSWDRVIPQPCPVCGSYVVAKNRRGGVVHLECAADKEHDVSSLAKSTSGEEPSEDRELAEV
- a CDS encoding dipeptide ABC transporter ATP-binding protein; amino-acid sequence: MPLIEVRDLYKYFPIHAGLFSQHVADVKAVDGVSFTIDAGETLGLVGESGSGKTTIGRMLLHLLAVTSGSIAYDGAEITTMRADEIRRLRRKIQIIFQDPFASLNPRMTIGEIIAEPLRIHGLARGAQAQARVQELLRLVGLRPYSANRYPHEFSGGQRQRVGIARALAVDPKFIVCDEPVSALDVSIQAQVINLLEDLQAQLGLTYLFIAHDLSVVRHISTRVAVMYVGKIVELSSRDELYERPLHPYTQALLSAIPIPDPSAERRRKRIVLTGDIPSPVDPPSGCRFHTRCPVAFDRCSVEDPAFTEYGSGHFAACHWVDEHRGAAPDLTHGPALISG